From a single Ammospiza nelsoni isolate bAmmNel1 chromosome 11, bAmmNel1.pri, whole genome shotgun sequence genomic region:
- the MRPS25 gene encoding small ribosomal subunit protein mS25 yields MPMKGRFPVRRTLQYLSQGDVVFKSSVKVMTVNYNTAGELSEGARKFVFFNIPQIQYKNPWVQIMLFRNMTPSPFLRFYLDSGEQVVVDVEDKTNKEITEHIKKILGKSKEMLEKEERERKKLSHPATFGPKKYHLRECMCEIEGQVPCPAFVPLPKEMRGKYKGAMKNEA; encoded by the exons ATGCCGATGAAGGGCCGCTTCCCGGTGCGCCGGACCCTGCAGTACCTCAGCCAGGGCGACGTCGTGTTCAAGAGCTCGGTGAAGGTGATGACCGTGAACTACAACACGGCTGGAGAACTGAGCGAAGGCGCAAG AAAGTTCGTGTTTTTCAACATCCCCCAGATCCAGTACAAGAACCCCTGGGTGCAGATCATGCTGTTCAGGAACATGACTCCCTCGCCCTTTCTCCGGTTCTACCTGG ACAGTGGAGAACAAGTTGTGGTAGACGTGGAAGATAAAACCAACAAAGAGATAACagagcacattaaaaaaatcctggggAAAAGCAA AGAAATgcttgaaaaagaagaaagagaaaggaaaaaactatCACATCCAGCAACCTTCGGGCCCAAGAAGTATCATCTGCGAGAATGCATGTGTGAGATTGAAGGCCAAGTTCCCTGTCCTGCTTTTGTACCATTGCCCAAAGAGATGAGGGGAAAATACAAAGGTGCCATGAAAAATGAGGCATGA
- the RBSN gene encoding rabenosyn-5 isoform X2 has translation MSDNNKILIEGTYRRDLVQKAKRAKKKLLKQEDDDRTDSGSQERYESFSYGGVDPYMWEPQEVGAMRSHLSEFKKHRAARIDHYVVEVNKLIIRLEKLTSFDRANTESAKIRAIEKSVVPWVSDQDVPFCPDCGSKFSIRNRRHHCRLCGSIMCKKCMQFVSLPLASKLTSASREALGSHTSPNSSPSSVHGSRRGSISSISSVNSVLDEKDDEQIRCCQHCKDTLLKREQQIDEKEYTPEIVKLYEKLRLCMEKVDQKAPEYIRMAESLNAGESAYNLDHANDLRVEIQKMYEFIDALSKKILSLGLHEDPQPHPKILQLQRMIRYSATLFVQEKLLGLMSLPTKDQYEELKKRRLNMVALEAQGRQEEKQKEFISISASAVNGDETHIKKGTVKKSEGWLPTSSISRESERADPLLQQIDNITSFIKQAKAANRIDEVHTLQENLMQLQDEYDQQQTLKAIELSKKQAEEEEIQREELQVLREKEWEREHHKFMSQHSRTRSLDFREVKQHLDVTWIKGDTSFETPVEQLPAKEHSTFTLKPQNVPQCDKDRDQPACLNPFEDEADTPQVEDPANPFAKDTSPVVSFSNTAQQSDKKEYNPFESEEEDEQSNGAPGSTSNPFEEDENPFEKPGGSWNSGNPFEEGSSINPFEVEDGSEISGEEAIEEELLLQQIDNIKAYIFDAKHSGRLDEVEVLTENLKELKHTLAKQKEKSNC, from the exons ATGTCTGacaacaataaaatattaattgaaGGGACTTACAGGCGAG atttagTCCAGAAGGCCAAAAGAGCAAAGAAGAAGTTGCTGAAACAAGAAGATGATGACAGAACTGATTCTGGATCTCAGGAACGATATGAGTCATTCAGCTATGGTGGAGTAGATCCATACATGTGGGAGCCTCAGGAAGTAG GTGCTATGAGAAGCCATCTTTCTGAATTCAAGAAACACCGAGCAGCCAGGATTGATCACTATGTAGTTGAAGTCAATAAGTTAATAATCAGGTTAGAAAAG CTGACATCATTTGACAGAGCAAACACTGAGTCAGCTAAAATAAGAG CTATAGAGAAGTCTGTTGTGCCTTGGGTCAGTGATCAGGATGTTCCATTTTGCCCAGACTGTGGCAGTAAGTTCAGTATCCGAAACCGACGTCACCACTGCCGCCTTTGTGGGTCTATTATGTGCAAGAAGTGCATGCAATTTGTCAGTCTTCCTTTAGCAA GCAAACTCACTAGTGCCAGCAGAGAGGCCTTGGGTTCTCATACAAGCCCAAACTCCTCACCCAGCAGTGTCCACGGCTCCCGCCGTGGCAGCATTAGCAGTATAAGCAGCGTGAACTCTGTTCTGGATGAGAAAGATGATGAACAAATACGTTGTTGTCAGCACTGCAAAGACACCCTGTTGAAAAGAGAGCAACAGATTGATGAGAAAGAATACACACCAGAGATTGTGAAACTCTATGAG AAACTCCGACTCTGCATGGAGAAGGTGGACCAGAAGGCACCAGAATACATAAGGATGGCAGAATCACTAAA TGCTGGGGAATCAGCCTACAACCTTGATCATGCTAATGACTTGAGGGTGGAGATTCAAAAAATGTATGAATTTATAGATGCGTTAAG TAAGAAGATTTTGAGTCTAGGCTTGCACGAAGATCCTCAACCTCATCCTAAAATACTACAACTTCAGCGAATGATAAGATATTCAGCTACACTTTTTGTTCAG GAAAAACTGCTTGGCCTAATGTCCCTGCCAACTAAGGATCAGTATGAAGAACTGAAGAAGAGAAGACTGAATATG GTTGCTCTTGAAGCACAGGGAAgacaagaggaaaagcagaaggaatttATCTCCATATCTGCATCTGCAGTTAATGGTGATGAAACTCACATAAAAAAAGGAACAGTCAAAAAATCTGAAGGCTGGTTGCCCACATCTAGCATTTCGAGAGAGAGCGAGAGAGCAGACCCACTTCTTCAGCAGATTGACAATATCACATCCTTTATTAAGCAAGCAAAGGCAGCTAATAGGATAGATGAGGTCCATACGTTGCAAGAGAACCTGATGCAGCTTCAGGATGAATATGATCAACAACAAACTCTGAAAGCTATTGAGCTTTCTAAAAAACaagcagaagaggaggagataCAGAGGGAGGAACTTCAGGTCCTTCGTGAAAAAGAGTGGGAAAGAGAGCACCATAAATTCATGTCTCAGCATTCAAGGACACGCTCCTTAGACTTCAGAGAAGTCAAACAGCATTTGGATGTTACTTGGATCAAAGGGGACACAAGTTTTGAAACTCCTGTTGAGCAGCTGCCAGCAAAAGAGCACTCGACCTTCACACTCAAACCCCAGAATGTCCCACAGTGTGACAAAGACCGTGATCAGCCAGCCTGTCTAAACCCCTTTGAGGATGAAGCAGATACCCCTCAAGTAGAAGATCCTGCTAATCCATTTGCCAAAGACACCTCTCCAGTGGTTTCTTTCTCTAACACAGCTCAGCAAAGTGATAAAAAAGAATATAATCCATTTGAaagtgaggaggaggatgaacAAAGTAATGGAGCACCTGGCAGTACTTCAAACCCCTTTGAAGAGGATGAAAATCCATTTGAAAAGCCTGGGGGCAGTTGGAATTCAGGGAATCCATTTGAAGAGGGATCCTCTATCAATCCCTTTGAAGTGGAGGATGGCAGTGAGATCTCTGGAGAGGAGGCTAtagaggaagagctgcttctccAACAGATAGATAATATTAAAGCTTATATATTTGATGCCAAACATAGTGGACGACTGGATGAGGTGGAGGTACTGACAGAGAACTTAAAGGAACTGAAACACACCTTagcaaagcagaaagagaaatctAACTGCTGA
- the RBSN gene encoding rabenosyn-5 isoform X3, with translation MRSHLSEFKKHRAARIDHYVVEVNKLIIRLEKLTSFDRANTESAKIRAIEKSVVPWVSDQDVPFCPDCGSKFSIRNRRHHCRLCGSIMCKKCMQFVSLPLASKLTSASREALGSHTSPNSSPSSVHGSRRGSISSISSVNSVLDEKDDEQIRCCQHCKDTLLKREQQIDEKEYTPEIVKLYEKLRLCMEKVDQKAPEYIRMAESLNAGESAYNLDHANDLRVEIQKMYEFIDALSKKILSLGLHEDPQPHPKILQLQRMIRYSATLFVQEKLLGLMSLPTKDQYEELKKRRLNMVALEAQGRQEEKQKEFISISASAVNGDETHIKKGTVKKSEGWLPTSSISRESERADPLLQQIDNITSFIKQAKAANRIDEVHTLQENLMQLQDEYDQQQTLKAIELSKKQAEEEEIQREELQVLREKEWEREHHKFMSQHSRTRSLDFREVKQHLDVTWIKGDTSFETPVEQLPAKEHSTFTLKPQNVPQCDKDRDQPACLNPFEDEADTPQVEDPANPFAKDTSPVVSFSNTAQQSDKKEYNPFESEEEDEQSNGAPGSTSNPFEEDENPFEKPGGSWNSGNPFEEGSSINPFEVEDGSEISGEEAIEEELLLQQIDNIKAYIFDAKHSGRLDEVEVLTENLKELKHTLAKQKEKSNC, from the exons ATGAGAAGCCATCTTTCTGAATTCAAGAAACACCGAGCAGCCAGGATTGATCACTATGTAGTTGAAGTCAATAAGTTAATAATCAGGTTAGAAAAG CTGACATCATTTGACAGAGCAAACACTGAGTCAGCTAAAATAAGAG CTATAGAGAAGTCTGTTGTGCCTTGGGTCAGTGATCAGGATGTTCCATTTTGCCCAGACTGTGGCAGTAAGTTCAGTATCCGAAACCGACGTCACCACTGCCGCCTTTGTGGGTCTATTATGTGCAAGAAGTGCATGCAATTTGTCAGTCTTCCTTTAGCAA GCAAACTCACTAGTGCCAGCAGAGAGGCCTTGGGTTCTCATACAAGCCCAAACTCCTCACCCAGCAGTGTCCACGGCTCCCGCCGTGGCAGCATTAGCAGTATAAGCAGCGTGAACTCTGTTCTGGATGAGAAAGATGATGAACAAATACGTTGTTGTCAGCACTGCAAAGACACCCTGTTGAAAAGAGAGCAACAGATTGATGAGAAAGAATACACACCAGAGATTGTGAAACTCTATGAG AAACTCCGACTCTGCATGGAGAAGGTGGACCAGAAGGCACCAGAATACATAAGGATGGCAGAATCACTAAA TGCTGGGGAATCAGCCTACAACCTTGATCATGCTAATGACTTGAGGGTGGAGATTCAAAAAATGTATGAATTTATAGATGCGTTAAG TAAGAAGATTTTGAGTCTAGGCTTGCACGAAGATCCTCAACCTCATCCTAAAATACTACAACTTCAGCGAATGATAAGATATTCAGCTACACTTTTTGTTCAG GAAAAACTGCTTGGCCTAATGTCCCTGCCAACTAAGGATCAGTATGAAGAACTGAAGAAGAGAAGACTGAATATG GTTGCTCTTGAAGCACAGGGAAgacaagaggaaaagcagaaggaatttATCTCCATATCTGCATCTGCAGTTAATGGTGATGAAACTCACATAAAAAAAGGAACAGTCAAAAAATCTGAAGGCTGGTTGCCCACATCTAGCATTTCGAGAGAGAGCGAGAGAGCAGACCCACTTCTTCAGCAGATTGACAATATCACATCCTTTATTAAGCAAGCAAAGGCAGCTAATAGGATAGATGAGGTCCATACGTTGCAAGAGAACCTGATGCAGCTTCAGGATGAATATGATCAACAACAAACTCTGAAAGCTATTGAGCTTTCTAAAAAACaagcagaagaggaggagataCAGAGGGAGGAACTTCAGGTCCTTCGTGAAAAAGAGTGGGAAAGAGAGCACCATAAATTCATGTCTCAGCATTCAAGGACACGCTCCTTAGACTTCAGAGAAGTCAAACAGCATTTGGATGTTACTTGGATCAAAGGGGACACAAGTTTTGAAACTCCTGTTGAGCAGCTGCCAGCAAAAGAGCACTCGACCTTCACACTCAAACCCCAGAATGTCCCACAGTGTGACAAAGACCGTGATCAGCCAGCCTGTCTAAACCCCTTTGAGGATGAAGCAGATACCCCTCAAGTAGAAGATCCTGCTAATCCATTTGCCAAAGACACCTCTCCAGTGGTTTCTTTCTCTAACACAGCTCAGCAAAGTGATAAAAAAGAATATAATCCATTTGAaagtgaggaggaggatgaacAAAGTAATGGAGCACCTGGCAGTACTTCAAACCCCTTTGAAGAGGATGAAAATCCATTTGAAAAGCCTGGGGGCAGTTGGAATTCAGGGAATCCATTTGAAGAGGGATCCTCTATCAATCCCTTTGAAGTGGAGGATGGCAGTGAGATCTCTGGAGAGGAGGCTAtagaggaagagctgcttctccAACAGATAGATAATATTAAAGCTTATATATTTGATGCCAAACATAGTGGACGACTGGATGAGGTGGAGGTACTGACAGAGAACTTAAAGGAACTGAAACACACCTTagcaaagcagaaagagaaatctAACTGCTGA
- the RBSN gene encoding rabenosyn-5 isoform X1 — MASGCPAAFGDPTEVREGFLCPLCLKDLQAFRQLQAHYEEQHSGEDRDVRAQLRNLVQKAKRAKKKLLKQEDDDRTDSGSQERYESFSYGGVDPYMWEPQEVGAMRSHLSEFKKHRAARIDHYVVEVNKLIIRLEKLTSFDRANTESAKIRAIEKSVVPWVSDQDVPFCPDCGSKFSIRNRRHHCRLCGSIMCKKCMQFVSLPLASKLTSASREALGSHTSPNSSPSSVHGSRRGSISSISSVNSVLDEKDDEQIRCCQHCKDTLLKREQQIDEKEYTPEIVKLYEKLRLCMEKVDQKAPEYIRMAESLNAGESAYNLDHANDLRVEIQKMYEFIDALSKKILSLGLHEDPQPHPKILQLQRMIRYSATLFVQEKLLGLMSLPTKDQYEELKKRRLNMVALEAQGRQEEKQKEFISISASAVNGDETHIKKGTVKKSEGWLPTSSISRESERADPLLQQIDNITSFIKQAKAANRIDEVHTLQENLMQLQDEYDQQQTLKAIELSKKQAEEEEIQREELQVLREKEWEREHHKFMSQHSRTRSLDFREVKQHLDVTWIKGDTSFETPVEQLPAKEHSTFTLKPQNVPQCDKDRDQPACLNPFEDEADTPQVEDPANPFAKDTSPVVSFSNTAQQSDKKEYNPFESEEEDEQSNGAPGSTSNPFEEDENPFEKPGGSWNSGNPFEEGSSINPFEVEDGSEISGEEAIEEELLLQQIDNIKAYIFDAKHSGRLDEVEVLTENLKELKHTLAKQKEKSNC, encoded by the exons ATGGCGTCGGGCTGCCCGGCGGCCTTCGGGGACCCGACCGAAGTGCGCGAGGGCTTCCTGTGCCCGCTGTGCCTGAAGGATCTCCAGGCGTTCCGGCAGCTCCAGGCGCACTACGAGGAGCAGCACTCGGGCGAAGACCGGGACGTCAGGGCGCAGCTGCGAA atttagTCCAGAAGGCCAAAAGAGCAAAGAAGAAGTTGCTGAAACAAGAAGATGATGACAGAACTGATTCTGGATCTCAGGAACGATATGAGTCATTCAGCTATGGTGGAGTAGATCCATACATGTGGGAGCCTCAGGAAGTAG GTGCTATGAGAAGCCATCTTTCTGAATTCAAGAAACACCGAGCAGCCAGGATTGATCACTATGTAGTTGAAGTCAATAAGTTAATAATCAGGTTAGAAAAG CTGACATCATTTGACAGAGCAAACACTGAGTCAGCTAAAATAAGAG CTATAGAGAAGTCTGTTGTGCCTTGGGTCAGTGATCAGGATGTTCCATTTTGCCCAGACTGTGGCAGTAAGTTCAGTATCCGAAACCGACGTCACCACTGCCGCCTTTGTGGGTCTATTATGTGCAAGAAGTGCATGCAATTTGTCAGTCTTCCTTTAGCAA GCAAACTCACTAGTGCCAGCAGAGAGGCCTTGGGTTCTCATACAAGCCCAAACTCCTCACCCAGCAGTGTCCACGGCTCCCGCCGTGGCAGCATTAGCAGTATAAGCAGCGTGAACTCTGTTCTGGATGAGAAAGATGATGAACAAATACGTTGTTGTCAGCACTGCAAAGACACCCTGTTGAAAAGAGAGCAACAGATTGATGAGAAAGAATACACACCAGAGATTGTGAAACTCTATGAG AAACTCCGACTCTGCATGGAGAAGGTGGACCAGAAGGCACCAGAATACATAAGGATGGCAGAATCACTAAA TGCTGGGGAATCAGCCTACAACCTTGATCATGCTAATGACTTGAGGGTGGAGATTCAAAAAATGTATGAATTTATAGATGCGTTAAG TAAGAAGATTTTGAGTCTAGGCTTGCACGAAGATCCTCAACCTCATCCTAAAATACTACAACTTCAGCGAATGATAAGATATTCAGCTACACTTTTTGTTCAG GAAAAACTGCTTGGCCTAATGTCCCTGCCAACTAAGGATCAGTATGAAGAACTGAAGAAGAGAAGACTGAATATG GTTGCTCTTGAAGCACAGGGAAgacaagaggaaaagcagaaggaatttATCTCCATATCTGCATCTGCAGTTAATGGTGATGAAACTCACATAAAAAAAGGAACAGTCAAAAAATCTGAAGGCTGGTTGCCCACATCTAGCATTTCGAGAGAGAGCGAGAGAGCAGACCCACTTCTTCAGCAGATTGACAATATCACATCCTTTATTAAGCAAGCAAAGGCAGCTAATAGGATAGATGAGGTCCATACGTTGCAAGAGAACCTGATGCAGCTTCAGGATGAATATGATCAACAACAAACTCTGAAAGCTATTGAGCTTTCTAAAAAACaagcagaagaggaggagataCAGAGGGAGGAACTTCAGGTCCTTCGTGAAAAAGAGTGGGAAAGAGAGCACCATAAATTCATGTCTCAGCATTCAAGGACACGCTCCTTAGACTTCAGAGAAGTCAAACAGCATTTGGATGTTACTTGGATCAAAGGGGACACAAGTTTTGAAACTCCTGTTGAGCAGCTGCCAGCAAAAGAGCACTCGACCTTCACACTCAAACCCCAGAATGTCCCACAGTGTGACAAAGACCGTGATCAGCCAGCCTGTCTAAACCCCTTTGAGGATGAAGCAGATACCCCTCAAGTAGAAGATCCTGCTAATCCATTTGCCAAAGACACCTCTCCAGTGGTTTCTTTCTCTAACACAGCTCAGCAAAGTGATAAAAAAGAATATAATCCATTTGAaagtgaggaggaggatgaacAAAGTAATGGAGCACCTGGCAGTACTTCAAACCCCTTTGAAGAGGATGAAAATCCATTTGAAAAGCCTGGGGGCAGTTGGAATTCAGGGAATCCATTTGAAGAGGGATCCTCTATCAATCCCTTTGAAGTGGAGGATGGCAGTGAGATCTCTGGAGAGGAGGCTAtagaggaagagctgcttctccAACAGATAGATAATATTAAAGCTTATATATTTGATGCCAAACATAGTGGACGACTGGATGAGGTGGAGGTACTGACAGAGAACTTAAAGGAACTGAAACACACCTTagcaaagcagaaagagaaatctAACTGCTGA
- the TRH gene encoding thyrotropin releasing hormone has translation MPSIQLPLLLLCLTSCGVCFNGGHLLPEESENMGKSPLDDILQRSESLILQSVLKKAEKEDINKESNATLLQWLSKRQHPGKKYLSNLEKRQHPGKRDAEGEAYYGDIQKRQHPGKREMEDDLDVSLELKRQQPPGRKSPLDQFAYSPRAQLTYTNELSKREHPGRRYPMYKHQRPSKRGWNYDVDVYGEKRQHPGKRYWNSDSSDDTGPCNFQETFTCHEGNLLLDLVDDVSRDRVEKKRQHPGKRSAWENETEE, from the exons ATGCCATCCATCCAGCTGCCACTGCTACTCCTCTGCTTGACCTCGTGTGGTGTTTGCTTCAATGGGGGACATCTCCTTCCAGAGGAGAGTGAGAACATGGGAAAAAGTCCCCTGGATGACATCCTTCAGAGATCTGAAAGCCTCATTCTTCAGTCTGTCCTCAAGAAAGCTGAAAAGGAAGACATTAATAAAG AATCAAATGCCACTCTGCTACAATGGCTTTCCAAAAGACAACACCCCGGGAAAAAGTACCTAAGTAATCTGGAGAAGAGACAGCATCCTGGAAAAAGAGATGCTGAGGGAGAGGCATATTATGGAGACATTCAGAAGAGGCAGCATCCAGGAAAAAGGGAGATGGAAGATGACCTTGATGTCTCTCTGGAGCTGAAAAGGCAACAGCCTCCCGGCAGAAAGTCACCGTTGGATCAGTTTGCTTACAGCCCTAGGGCACAGCTAACCTACACGAATGAGTTATCCAAAAGAGAACATCCAGGCAGAAGATATCCGATGTACAAGCACCAGCGTCCTAGCAAAAGAGGCTGGAATTATGACGTAGATGTATATGGTGAGAAACGCCAGCATCCTGGAAAAAGGTACTGGAATTCTGACAGCTCAGATGACACAGGTCCCTGCAACTTTCAGGAGACATTCACTTGTCATGAAGGCAACTTGTTGCTTGATTTAGTAGATGATGTTAGCAGAGACAGGGTAGAAAAAAAGCGTCAGCACCCAGGAAAGAGATCAGCATGGGAAAATGAAACAGAggaatga